DNA sequence from the Candidatus Kaistella beijingensis genome:
ATCTTTGAGTCGTTAAAAGAAACAAATACCTTTATTAAAGCTCCAGTTCCTGGAAATTTGATGAAAGCGATTAAAAACGAGACCGAACTTGAAGGCTTTAGAACCGTAATGCAGCGAGACGGTGTTGCAATGGTAAAGTTTCTTTATTGGCTGACTCATCAAGCTGGAAAGGAGGCGATGACGGAATATTCCATCGGAAAAAAATTAAGAGGTTTCCGTGAAGAGTGCAAAAATTTCGTTGGTGAAAGTTTCGGAAGTATCATAGGCTATCTTGATAATGGTGCGATTATGCATTACTCTGCAAAAAGTGAAGGCAGCAAAGATGTTACCAATGAGGGTGCAATTCTGGTAGATTCCGGTGGGCAATATTTGGAGGGAACCACCGATATTACCAGAACCGTTGCTTTAGGAAATGTTTCCGATGAATTCAAAGAGAACTCGACTTTAGCATTAAAAGGTTTGATCCAACTTTCGATGGTGAAATTCCCGAAAGGTACGCGTGGAGTTCAACTCGACGCTTTTGCTAGAATGGCACTTTGGAAGGAAGGAAAAGACTACAATCACGGAACTGGACACGGTGTTGGAAGTTTCATGAACGTTCATGAAGGTCCACAAAATATTAGAAAAGACATGAATTTCCAGGATTTGATTCCAGGAATGGTGCTTTCTAATGAACCCGGTTTCTACCTCGATTATCATTACGGAATTCGTCACGAAAACTTAATTGCCGTGAAAGAATGGAAGAAAACCGATTTCGGAAGTTTTTATGAATTTGAAACTTTGACGATTTGTCCATTCGACCGAAACGTAATCGACGTAAATCTTCTTACCGAACCCGAAAAAGAATGGCTCAACAATTACCACCAATGGTGTGAGGAAAAACTTGCCGCAGATTTGGAAGGTGATGTAAAAGACTGGTTTTTGGAAGTGGTGAAACCGATTTAAACCTAAATAAAAAGGAATCCAAAACGGATTCCTTTTTTGTTGTCTATTACTTGCCAAGATAAGACTTCAAAATCTTACTTCTCGTATTATGTTTCAATCTCTTGATTGCTTTCTCTTTAATTTGACGAACTCTTTCTCTCGTCAAATCAAATGTTTCACCAATTTCTTCCAAAGTCATCGGATGCTTTCCATTCAGTCCGAAATAAAGTCGAACCAAATCCGCTTCTCTCGGCGTCAAAGTTTGCAATGCTCTCTCAATCTCGATTTGCAGCGATTCAAGCATCAAATCTTTATCAGGACTTGGTGATTCACCGGAACGTAAAACGTCGTACAAATTAGAATCTTCACCTTCCACAAGTGGTGCGTCCATCGATAAGTGACGGCCGGAATTTTTCATGGATTCCTTGATGTCGTCTTCGCTCATATCCAACACTTTCGCCAATTCTTCCGGAGAAGGTGGTCTTTCATTTTCCTGCTCCAAATGTGCGTAAGCTTTGTTGATTTTGTTGATGGAACCAATCTTATTCAATGGCAATCTCACAATTCTCGACTGTTCCGCCAAAGCCTGCAAAATCGACTGGCGAATCCACCAAACTGCATAAGAAATGAACTTAAAACCTCTCGTTTCGTCATATCTTTTAGCCGCCTTCATCAAACCGAGGTTTCCTTCGTTAA
Encoded proteins:
- a CDS encoding aminopeptidase P family protein gives rise to the protein MTTAEKIAALRQKMSQNNIDVFIVYSADPHMSEYLPQEWQERSWISGFTGSAGFVVITREKAALWTDGRYFVQAAIELENSGIDLMKEGEEGTPNYIDWIISQTPENGTVAVNAVATSNANWETLVQKLATKKIKLVDLPLLKDIWSERSPGAKKNPVFVHPIERAGKSVSQKLSDIRQKMEEHGASYHIISSLDDVAWTLNLRGSDVQANPVFLSYIILSKNEAKLFVDLEKLDTEARKQMDDSNVKMLPYEDFYSELKTINGETVLVSPNSNQSIFESLKETNTFIKAPVPGNLMKAIKNETELEGFRTVMQRDGVAMVKFLYWLTHQAGKEAMTEYSIGKKLRGFREECKNFVGESFGSIIGYLDNGAIMHYSAKSEGSKDVTNEGAILVDSGGQYLEGTTDITRTVALGNVSDEFKENSTLALKGLIQLSMVKFPKGTRGVQLDAFARMALWKEGKDYNHGTGHGVGSFMNVHEGPQNIRKDMNFQDLIPGMVLSNEPGFYLDYHYGIRHENLIAVKEWKKTDFGSFYEFETLTICPFDRNVIDVNLLTEPEKEWLNNYHQWCEEKLAADLEGDVKDWFLEVVKPI
- a CDS encoding sigma-70 family RNA polymerase sigma factor, which translates into the protein MRQLKITKQVTNRETASLDKYLQEIGKVDLITADEEVELAQKIRAGDRVALEKLIKANLRFVVSVSKQYQNQGLSLPDLINEGNLGLMKAAKRYDETRGFKFISYAVWWIRQSILQALAEQSRIVRLPLNKIGSINKINKAYAHLEQENERPPSPEELAKVLDMSEDDIKESMKNSGRHLSMDAPLVEGEDSNLYDVLRSGESPSPDKDLMLESLQIEIERALQTLTPREADLVRLYFGLNGKHPMTLEEIGETFDLTRERVRQIKEKAIKRLKHNTRSKILKSYLGK